AactgaatataaatttattgtcgcaatatttaacatttttatgaaaaatttgaACACATTTCATTTCTTTTACAAAGtagtataatttataaaataaaaattaatcgcAAAGAAATAGAATTTCGAGACAGGTATTAAATGCGCTTCGAAGTTTATGCGGTAAAAGATATTTTACATCAAAGTATCAATAGGAAATTGGAATGGTTATTTGCActctaaaaataaatattatgttccttaattttttcataaGGCTATATTGAAAATGCATTTAGTATGCAATTAATTTtagctataaaatgaaaataaatacaaGTAATAATGTTTTAATGCTTAACAATTTTGGACATCAACTGTTATATGGAAATATTTGCATAAtaagatataataaaaattgcatgtcCATTTTAacgacatatatgtatatattatatatatcacatataatatataatatacatcatatatataatatatattatctgTAGCACTCAGACTACATTGCTTTGAATTTACTAATTAACGATTAACATTTCTGAACACTGTCAGTGTTATTATGCACAACttgttttgaatttttaatttaatacaatCAGATGCATACTGGCCTCTGTGGAAGAcacatgttgtaaaatgcatctTTTTTCCAAAAATCGTTTGATTTCCATCCACACCAACCTCTGTTAACTATAGTTGGCAAATGTTCAGGACCTGTATAATGTGGGTCCAAAATTAGGAATTTAACATCTCCAGTACTTTGATCATAGCTAATTCCTAAAATTGTATGTGCTAATACTCCACCACCTAGGAATCATTTTATACAAAGTTAAGAAAAAtgaacaattattatttataagaataaAAGAACTAATTACCAATCATTACTGGTGTACCCTGTGTTTGAAAGTGATGTAGAAGAGTTGGAGCTAATGATGATACTTCTTCACCTGTAGATGTACAGAGTACTTTAACACTAATATTCAAAAGGATTTCTAACACAAAACCTACTTCCGTAGAACCAATCCATTGTTTACTATTGATAAAATTTGAAGGTTTATCTGATATATCAACTAAACATTTTTGTATTACACGATGGGAGGGTATTGGTATTTCGGTATAACCTTGTAACCTGTAATTATCAATTTATAAttacataaaatgaaataaaatttatatatttataattattttaatatagaaATTACCTAAACCACGAAATAATGGTTTGTAGAGATCTATATGCACAACCCCATCCATTATCATCAAAATTATCTTGCATATAATGATGATATGCATACAAACCTTGTACAATTTGTACTTTTCTATTACTGTTTAATAtatctatttaaaaaatgcatagaaatataacaaaataataatataatacaatgtgacgcaatatagtataatataatataatcattGTTACATTAAACATACCATCATTTAACACAATTGTTTCATGAGGATTTATGAGTATGCTTCCTACTTCTGAATCACTACAAAATTTCACAGCATTTCCATAACGGAAATAAGGTCTAGTCATATTTAATCccaaaattttatgtaaattttcacGATATTCCACTGAAATTTAATCCCatatacttaaaaaataattacagaTGCATATTAGTttatgaaattgaaaacttacTTGTATCTTTATTTGTATAACCACTTGGATATACTACTGTAATCAAATGTCCAAAACCTTGAGGTTTAAAATGTATGGGAACAGGAAGTTTTATAGGCATTTCTGATTTTTGAAGTTGATTTTCAAAACATTTCTCCACtaatttaatatttctacacaTGGATTCTACCAATATCCCATACAAATCTGCTGAACTTACATTAATGTTGACCAAAGACAatgtatcaataaataaattacattcCAAGCTGTTAAATGGTCCTATATCAAAAATATTACATTTCTTTGCACTTATTAATTGCATTTTCAAAATGTCAAGATAATATTtaacattataaattaaaaacataataaaagtaaatataattCTTACGTTTTATATACTGAAGTACTGGAGCATATTTAATATGATCTTCAGATAGTCTATCTCCAGATATTTTTAAAAGTATATTAGCATTCACAGCATCCTAATAATGTAATGAAGCTGATATAATCTTTTTTAACGAAATAGCAAATACTATGAAACATAGTAAAATACATACCACTGTTCCTATACATTTTATTACATCTTTCTGTACATTTTTAGCTCCGTCAGAATAATCAGATATATCTAAAACTTCTTTCAAAGATAtatcttttgtaatattttcattgttaaaaagaaaggcatttTTTGATGGAAAATGAATTCCTATTTTTCCTGATACAATCTGTTAAAAGAAAGTTAGTTTACAATACAATAGTAAGTTTCAATATGACATAAGTAACTTACATTCTTTCtagattcttctaatatttccaTTATATTATCATTTTGTGCAATTAATGGTAAGGTTCCTCTTAACCTAATGTAAATAAATTCTTGACGAATATcactttcattaataatttttacatcATTAACAGGTTCAAGTTttaaatgaatataaaaatatgacTGTAGTTTTAAATCGTCATGTGTatactttaaaaataatggattatcTGTGATATCAATGTCCTAAACAATTTTAACATACATAtgttacaataaatataatattagagatttttccatttttgtagaagttatttatatttttgctgaCCTGAAATGCATCGGGAAGTTTCTCTTCGCATTGCCCAACATGTAAAATGCCACAAAGGTATACTTCTGCTGATAAATGTAATTGTAACATTGTATGATTTATGTTGGTTTCAACATTATCTGTTATGTTTATACTAAATGTTAATACTGTTAatgtattattatacataaCACCATACAAATGACCTGTTATACCATCTTTTATATTCTTTAAACGctgaaaatttatattatttatataattagttTATGTGAAAAtaacaaaatacaaaattaaatattatgtagAAATTACCTCTATGACATTAGATAAAATTCGCAATTGCGGCGCCATTTCAGTAATCTAATTATAAAttagtttttttatataaattaattccgCATTAAATAAACACTATCGCCATATGGCAAGGTTTGATTCAAAAAGTGTATTAGAATATAGTCATCCAATCAAAATTATGAGATGCAACTGCcagtatgtaaatatatatacataattgttaTTCGTAGATGCACAcaagaaataatataattacattTGGCAACACTTACGTGATGACGAAATACTATTCGTACTTTATTAAAAGAACGAATGACGTTATTAAGGATATCAGTCAATTTTTGAACATATTCCACTGTTAGATTTGCTTACTATATCGCAAAAACGTTTGAGTAATGTTGGTATTTCAAAAGTTACTAGCAACCTGTAATGTATTAACTTCAAGCTTCTGTCTTTCGTAGATCAAAATGTTCTTCACTCGAGTCGTGTGTAGCAAAATGGCCGCCCGACCAAAGTGAGTGTGACGTTTCGTGAGGTGATTGCATCGTTGTTTTAAGTGGTTTTTACGAATATTCGTTCATGTGACATAGTGTTATTGTGCTTCCTGTGTTTATTCGCAGGTCCGCTAAGAAAATCCGAGTATTCGATAAGGTAGGTAGCATAATTTATACGTATTCGCGCGCAGGATAAAATTCTTGTGATGCTGTTATACGTTAAAATTTTCTCAGTTTTACagttttataatatttcctTGTTGAATATACAGTGAAGTGATAGTTATTCAATTGTTTTATAACGTAGGGATAATAACTTTTCTAATTGCACAAGTGATTAAAGTCGATCGAAGATTATACTTCGAATGTTACTCTCTCCTTCTCGAGTTAAAAGTGGGCGTTATTTAAATGACATACGCTCTTGCATTCTGAATGTACCGAATGACAGAGAAATAACATGTTTTAttgtatttctcaataacttGTATCGAGTCGATGACAATATTGCCTCTTACTTTTTGGCACATTCGTCTCCGCAAAAAATACCACATGTATGCAGGGAACGTGTATCCTTCCAGTGCATCGTGGATTTTTCGAGGTTACGGCGATGTCCATGAGCTGTCTCTTAGCTTTACTTTTCGAAATCCCAGCTAATCATACTTAAATGAAAGATCCAGGAAGAAAGACGGTCTCATTTTTTCGACCTCACTTTATTTATCTCCTTATTGTCATTTGAATTATCTTTCCAAGATAACATATTATGCAATGTATACGTGCACATTTATCATTAATTATCAATATAAGGAAGAAGAATCTTATAATTCAAACGTATGGTGTATGAACACAAACATGAgttctaataattattatatgataaactttattaaaaaacctggtaattaaatataaattctaaCTATAAATTGGTGTGCTATTATTAAAGTAATGCTACATCAGAAACCGTATAAGTAAACCGATGTAGCACAACAAACACTTTCCACAGAATGGAAACGAGTGGATTGGCGAGATGCGTATAAAAATCATTACGCCATAACTGAAAACTTTCATCGCGTAGATCGGAACGAACTATCTAAAATAGATAATTCCATTGGTATGTTAGTGTCAGTTCGTTGGTCAGTGATAATCATGGCGCGTCGATGTGCACACGTGTCCTTTGCATTCCAATTTTCCCGCCACGGTTTTTCTGTCCTTGACTTCGTCCTTTTCGCCGCGTCTTCGCGTTTGACATTACACGTTTCCCGTCACAGTGTAAGAAACACGGAGAGGGAGGTACAAAAGCATCGCGCTATGAATTAGTACCCTTCCGAGGCGAGTGAACCAGCTCATGCGAACCTGAGCAATTAGCAATTGGTTAATTACACGGTTAACGAACGGTACATGGTATTCTTGTCGAATAATTCAGT
This portion of the Lasioglossum baleicum unplaced genomic scaffold, iyLasBale1 scaffold1252, whole genome shotgun sequence genome encodes:
- the Ufsp2 gene encoding UFM1 specific peptidase 2, yielding MAPQLRILSNVIERLKNIKDGITGHLYGVMYNNTLTVLTFSINITDNVETNINHTMLQLHLSAEVYLCGILHVGQCEEKLPDAFQDIDITDNPLFLKYTHDDLKLQSYFYIHLKLEPVNDVKIINESDIRQEFIYIRLRGTLPLIAQNDNIMEILEESRKNIVSGKIGIHFPSKNAFLFNNENITKDISLKEVLDISDYSDGAKNVQKDVIKCIGTVDAVNANILLKISGDRLSEDHIKYAPVLQYIKRPFNSLECNLFIDTLSLVNINVSSADLYGILVESMCRNIKLVEKCFENQLQKSEMPIKLPVPIHFKPQGFGHLITVVYPSGYTNKDTMEYRENLHKILGLNMTRPYFRYGNAVKFCSDSEVGSILINPHETIVLNDDILNSNRKVQIVQGLYAYHHYMQDNFDDNGWGCAYRSLQTIISWFRLQGYTEIPIPSHRVIQKCLVDISDKPSNFINSKQWIGSTEVGFVLEILLNISVKVLCTSTGEEVSSLAPTLLHHFQTQGTPVMIGGGVLAHTILGISYDQSTGDVKFLILDPHYTGPEHLPTIVNRGWCGWKSNDFWKKDAFYNMCLPQRPVCI